In Hymenobacter sublimis, a single genomic region encodes these proteins:
- a CDS encoding DUF7674 family protein → MISSAETAIVLLENFPELSPALQVPAVRQSMYRQLDCFALFTRSAAEKGRLALLKHCFEVADRLVRQGDAYLTRAMENVYLHCLHLDGSTYGNQLARQLMPTRLYQLYQYPHTNMLP, encoded by the coding sequence ATGATTTCCTCTGCCGAAACGGCCATCGTGCTACTCGAAAATTTTCCGGAGCTAAGCCCAGCGTTACAAGTGCCCGCGGTGCGCCAGAGCATGTACCGGCAACTCGACTGCTTCGCTCTGTTCACCCGCTCTGCTGCCGAGAAAGGCCGTTTGGCCCTGCTCAAGCACTGCTTTGAGGTAGCCGACCGCCTCGTGCGCCAGGGCGACGCCTACCTGACTCGCGCCATGGAGAACGTGTACCTGCATTGCCTGCACCTCGATGGCAGCACCTACGGCAACCAGCTTGCCCGCCAGCTGATGCCCACCCGCCTGTACCAGCTATACCAGTATCCGCACACCAACATGCTGCCCTAG
- a CDS encoding HAD family hydrolase, whose product MPAPRLIAFDADDTLWPNQPHFDYAEAQLYELLTHHGEPGVIGSRFNEVQRQNMHLFGYGAKSFMLSMIETVIQLTGGAVTGTEIQHILDHGKRLLSFPIELLPDVPEVLMALKRQGYPLMLLTKGDLFDQESKLARSGLGDLFDYVEIVSEKNEATYQRILARHQVSPAQFLMIGNSLKSDVLPVARLGAQAVHVPYHTTWIMEEVPAEQLVGVAFHTLTSLAEVPAYIELLGSSPVI is encoded by the coding sequence ATGCCCGCACCTCGCCTGATTGCCTTTGATGCCGACGATACCCTTTGGCCTAACCAGCCCCACTTCGACTACGCCGAGGCCCAGCTGTATGAGTTGCTGACCCACCACGGCGAGCCGGGCGTTATCGGGAGCCGTTTCAACGAAGTGCAGCGCCAGAACATGCACTTGTTTGGGTACGGGGCCAAGTCGTTTATGCTTTCGATGATTGAAACCGTCATTCAGCTGACCGGTGGCGCGGTAACTGGCACCGAAATCCAGCACATCCTCGACCATGGCAAACGCCTGCTCAGCTTTCCTATTGAGTTGCTACCCGATGTGCCCGAAGTACTGATGGCTCTGAAGCGGCAGGGCTACCCCCTCATGCTGCTCACCAAAGGCGACCTGTTCGACCAGGAAAGCAAGCTGGCCCGCTCCGGCCTCGGCGACTTATTTGACTACGTCGAGATTGTGAGCGAAAAGAACGAGGCTACCTACCAGCGCATCCTCGCCCGCCACCAGGTAAGCCCCGCGCAGTTCCTGATGATCGGCAACTCCCTGAAGTCGGACGTGCTACCGGTGGCCCGCTTGGGGGCTCAGGCCGTGCACGTGCCCTACCACACCACCTGGATTATGGAAGAAGTACCAGCCGAGCAGCTAGTAGGGGTAGCCTTCCACACGCTTACTTCCCTGGCCGAAGTGCCGGCCTACATCGAGCTGCTGGGCTCCTCGCCGGTTATTTAG
- a CDS encoding TlpA disulfide reductase family protein — protein sequence MKKHVLGLLLAAPWLANAQTTTPFTIKGTLGKLDAPAKVYLVRRGAVADSATLKNGVFELKGTTEVPTTADLIFRRNGRLGSLFGPMGDRTRVFLEPGTVLITSPDSLAHATIKGGPAMNDYLRLDKAMKPTIASMHALGAEVQKATEQQRQDPAFEERIKSRSEALTKELVNTNYTFIKANPSSWASLDALLGLQMMDLPQYATVAPLYEAFSPALKNSPQGLQYGEMVRGLKVVAIGATAPDFTQQTPDGKTVSLRDYRGKYVLVDFWASWCGPCRQENPTVAKAYSEYKGRNFEVLGVSLDNEKQRDKWVQAIQDDKLTWTQVSDLRGWENAAARSYQVRGIPQNYLIDPTGKIVAANLKGADLKATLAKYIK from the coding sequence ATGAAAAAGCATGTATTGGGCTTGCTGTTAGCAGCACCGTGGCTGGCCAACGCACAAACGACCACTCCCTTCACCATTAAAGGCACGCTGGGCAAGCTCGATGCTCCGGCTAAGGTATACCTGGTGCGGCGCGGGGCGGTGGCGGATTCGGCCACGCTGAAAAACGGGGTATTTGAGCTGAAAGGTACCACGGAGGTGCCCACTACGGCCGACCTGATATTCCGGCGCAACGGCCGTTTGGGGAGCTTGTTCGGGCCGATGGGAGACCGTACGCGCGTGTTTCTAGAGCCCGGTACGGTCCTCATCACCAGCCCCGATTCACTGGCGCACGCCACCATCAAGGGTGGCCCGGCCATGAACGATTATCTGCGGCTGGATAAAGCAATGAAGCCGACTATTGCCAGCATGCACGCTTTGGGCGCCGAAGTGCAAAAGGCTACCGAGCAGCAGCGACAGGATCCGGCTTTTGAGGAGCGAATAAAATCCCGGTCTGAAGCTTTAACCAAGGAGCTTGTCAACACCAACTACACCTTCATCAAGGCCAACCCTAGTTCCTGGGCTAGCCTGGACGCCCTGCTGGGGCTCCAAATGATGGACCTGCCCCAGTATGCTACCGTCGCCCCGCTCTACGAGGCGTTTAGCCCAGCGCTCAAGAACAGCCCGCAAGGGCTTCAGTACGGCGAGATGGTGCGGGGGCTGAAAGTCGTAGCCATCGGGGCGACGGCCCCCGATTTCACCCAGCAAACACCCGATGGCAAAACCGTATCGTTGCGCGACTACCGCGGCAAGTACGTACTGGTTGATTTCTGGGCCTCCTGGTGCGGCCCTTGCCGGCAGGAAAACCCCACGGTTGCCAAGGCCTACAGCGAGTATAAAGGCCGCAACTTCGAGGTACTGGGCGTGTCGCTGGATAACGAAAAGCAGCGCGACAAATGGGTGCAAGCCATCCAGGACGATAAATTAACCTGGACGCAGGTTTCTGACCTCCGCGGCTGGGAAAACGCGGCTGCGCGCAGTTATCAGGTACGCGGTATTCCGCAAAACTACCTCATTGACCCCACAGGCAAAATTGTAGCCGCCAACCTCAAAGGCGCTGATTTAAAAGCTACCCTGGCGAAATACATCAAGTAA
- a CDS encoding chloramphenicol acetyltransferase — translation MKQLVDLSTWNRREHFAFFSAFEEPFFGVVAEVDATRAYARAKDLGVSFFQLYLHCALTAVNEVEALRYRIEEGQVYCYDQVHVSATLTRPDHTFGFSFVPYASSLTEFGVGLAAEMEAVRQTTGLRLTPTTGRPDVVHFSALPWISFTSLTHARSFGHPDSIPKISVGKTRRQGEALLLPVAVNVHHGLADGYHVGLFLAAFQRELDAAGNE, via the coding sequence ATGAAGCAGCTAGTAGACCTGAGCACCTGGAACCGACGAGAGCATTTTGCCTTCTTTTCCGCCTTTGAGGAGCCGTTTTTTGGGGTGGTGGCGGAGGTGGATGCCACCCGCGCTTACGCCCGAGCGAAAGACCTGGGGGTATCGTTTTTTCAGCTCTACCTGCACTGCGCCCTTACGGCCGTAAACGAGGTAGAGGCCCTGCGCTACCGCATAGAGGAAGGGCAAGTATACTGCTACGACCAGGTGCACGTTTCGGCCACGCTTACCCGTCCAGACCATACTTTCGGGTTTTCCTTTGTGCCCTACGCCTCTTCGCTCACAGAATTTGGGGTAGGGCTGGCGGCCGAAATGGAGGCGGTGCGCCAAACCACTGGCCTGCGCCTGACTCCGACCACGGGCCGGCCCGATGTAGTTCACTTTTCGGCTCTGCCCTGGATTTCCTTTACCAGCCTGACCCACGCCCGCTCCTTTGGGCACCCCGACAGCATTCCGAAAATATCGGTGGGAAAAACCCGGCGGCAAGGTGAGGCGCTGCTGCTACCCGTAGCCGTCAATGTGCACCACGGCCTAGCCGATGGCTACCACGTAGGCCTGTTCTTGGCCGCTTTTCAGCGGGAGCTAGATGCTGCTGGCAACGAGTAG
- the kdpF gene encoding K(+)-transporting ATPase subunit F: protein MMVTLFVLSLATFGYLCYVLLRPEKF, encoded by the coding sequence ATGATGGTCACCCTGTTTGTCCTCTCCCTCGCCACGTTCGGCTACCTCTGCTACGTGCTGCTGCGCCCGGAGAAATTCTAA
- a CDS encoding EamA family transporter encodes MWWTYALLSALFAALTAILAKIGIKGVDSNLATAVRTVVILVLAWGIVFFRGGLAEVHTLSRTNLLFLGLSGLATGLSWIFYFKALQVGQVSQVAPLDKLSVALAIVLSVVFLEEKLTLQTGVGAGLIVIGTLVLIR; translated from the coding sequence ATGTGGTGGACGTATGCGCTTCTATCGGCTCTGTTTGCGGCCCTAACCGCCATTCTAGCCAAAATTGGCATCAAAGGAGTCGACTCGAACCTGGCTACGGCGGTGCGGACGGTTGTTATTCTGGTGCTGGCCTGGGGCATCGTGTTCTTCCGGGGCGGTTTGGCCGAGGTGCACACTCTTTCGCGCACCAACCTGCTTTTTCTGGGGCTTTCGGGGCTGGCCACGGGGCTGTCGTGGATCTTTTACTTTAAGGCCCTGCAAGTCGGCCAGGTTTCGCAGGTAGCACCCCTAGACAAGCTGAGCGTGGCGCTGGCCATTGTTCTTTCGGTCGTGTTTCTGGAAGAAAAGCTGACCTTACAGACAGGAGTAGGTGCCGGCCTGATTGTCATCGGCACGCTGGTCCTGATTCGGTAG
- a CDS encoding phosphatase PAP2 family protein: protein MNSIARRIALGLTLSAASIGPGLAQVLPPATPADTTHKFENPAGVPAVVKQPWYKGKLVKATIVPALLIGYGAYTSNGGGFYTNQEANRDIHKLFPTFRTSLDDILIFVPYAELGLVALSGVESKNDQLNVGLVVLKSELIMLTTVFAVKNLSRKTRPDGSDQLSFPSGHTAQAFLAASIVHNEFRDKSQWYGIGAYTIATSVAALRMINTKHWQSDVVAGAGFGILSAHLGYLTHRNRWGRKPRLPEGMGFSPTWLPSYGLGAGGGLSGTPGFSFTWRPK from the coding sequence ATGAATTCTATTGCTCGCCGGATTGCCCTTGGCCTGACGCTCAGTGCGGCATCTATCGGGCCGGGCCTGGCCCAGGTGCTGCCGCCCGCTACCCCCGCCGATACCACCCATAAGTTCGAGAATCCGGCCGGGGTGCCGGCCGTTGTAAAGCAGCCCTGGTACAAGGGCAAGCTGGTCAAGGCGACCATTGTGCCGGCCTTGCTGATTGGCTACGGAGCTTACACCTCTAACGGGGGCGGTTTCTATACCAACCAGGAAGCTAACCGCGACATACACAAGCTGTTTCCTACCTTCCGCACCAGCCTCGACGACATCCTGATATTTGTCCCCTACGCTGAGCTGGGCCTGGTGGCCTTGTCGGGAGTAGAGTCTAAAAACGACCAGCTAAACGTGGGGCTGGTGGTGCTAAAAAGTGAGTTAATCATGCTCACGACGGTATTTGCGGTGAAAAATCTGAGCCGAAAAACCCGGCCCGATGGCTCCGATCAGTTGTCGTTTCCCTCGGGGCACACGGCGCAAGCCTTTCTGGCCGCCAGCATTGTGCACAACGAGTTTCGGGACAAAAGCCAGTGGTACGGCATTGGGGCCTATACCATTGCCACCAGCGTGGCAGCCCTGCGCATGATTAACACCAAGCACTGGCAAAGCGACGTGGTGGCGGGCGCAGGCTTCGGCATTTTATCGGCCCACCTCGGCTACCTGACCCACCGCAACCGTTGGGGCCGCAAGCCCCGCTTGCCCGAGGGCATGGGCTTTTCGCCGACTTGGTTGCCCAGCTACGGCCTGGGCGCCGGCGGGGGGCTGAGTGGTACGCCAGGCTTTAGCTTTACCTGGCGGCCGAAGTAG
- a CDS encoding DUF433 domain-containing protein has protein sequence MKTAHPLISTQPGVRFGKPCLVGTRIAVQDVLGWLASGMSFEEIVEDFPELTLEHIRAALAFAAAIEQRTRQVAA, from the coding sequence ATGAAAACTGCTCATCCACTTATTAGTACGCAGCCAGGGGTGCGGTTTGGCAAACCTTGCTTGGTAGGAACCCGCATCGCGGTTCAGGATGTGTTGGGCTGGCTAGCCTCAGGGATGAGCTTTGAGGAAATCGTCGAAGACTTTCCAGAGCTAACTTTAGAGCATATACGGGCGGCTTTGGCTTTTGCTGCCGCTATTGAGCAGCGCACCCGGCAAGTAGCCGCTTAA
- a CDS encoding DUF5615 family PIN-like protein: protein MRWLLDANLSYRLVRQLESHVQVLHVSRTGLTPAADDRLIWEWARQNDYLIITNDEDFYRLAGVYGFPPKVVLLRMGNQSTHHVAETLVRHLVDIQSLADTAELGILELY, encoded by the coding sequence ATGAGGTGGTTACTAGATGCTAATTTATCGTACCGGCTGGTACGGCAGCTTGAGTCACATGTTCAGGTGTTACACGTCAGTCGTACTGGTTTAACTCCTGCGGCTGATGACCGCCTAATTTGGGAGTGGGCGCGACAAAATGACTACCTGATTATTACGAACGATGAGGACTTTTATCGATTAGCAGGAGTGTATGGATTCCCACCCAAAGTAGTGCTGCTGCGAATGGGCAACCAATCTACCCACCATGTTGCGGAAACACTAGTCCGTCATCTAGTCGATATTCAATCTTTAGCAGACACTGCAGAGTTGGGCATTTTAGAGCTGTACTAG
- a CDS encoding sigma-54-dependent transcriptional regulator, whose translation MPAGTVLLIDDETSLRQLLARVLELEGYTVLQAPDSRRGLEQLRLHAEEILVILSDVKLPDGYGLDLLPRYKQAAPLAEVVLMTAYGTIPDGVRAMKEGAFDYLTKGDSDDQLVVVVERAAEKARLQQRVADLEKKVGAQYSFESMIGRSGALEQAKKLAQRVAPTDSTVLLEGPTGAGKELFAQAIHQASSRHTKPFVAVNCSAFPKDLLESELFGYKKGAFTGALSDKKGLLEEANGGTLFLDEIGELELNVQAKFLRVLETQQFTKLGDTKPTSVNVRLVAATNRNLKQEAAEGHFRPDLYYRLSVFTVLVPSLNERREDIAPLADYFLQYFAARLRKRLRGLEPEVLQQLQRYDWRGSVRELKNVLERAAILADGDLLTTDDLPAEFHYLPTPLTTDEAADRTLRTLEKRQIRQVLQETSGNKMEAARQLGIGTKTLYRKIQEYGL comes from the coding sequence ATGCCCGCCGGAACCGTACTGCTCATCGACGACGAAACCAGCCTGCGCCAGCTCCTGGCCCGGGTGCTGGAATTAGAAGGCTACACCGTGCTGCAAGCGCCCGATTCCCGCCGCGGCCTGGAACAACTGCGCTTACACGCTGAGGAAATACTGGTAATCCTTTCGGATGTAAAGCTGCCTGATGGCTACGGCCTCGATTTGCTACCCCGCTACAAACAAGCCGCTCCGCTGGCGGAGGTGGTTCTGATGACGGCCTACGGTACCATTCCCGACGGGGTGCGGGCCATGAAGGAAGGCGCCTTCGACTACCTCACCAAGGGCGACTCCGATGACCAGTTGGTGGTAGTGGTGGAGCGCGCCGCCGAAAAAGCCCGCCTGCAACAGCGCGTCGCCGATCTGGAAAAGAAGGTAGGCGCCCAGTACAGCTTCGAGAGCATGATTGGCCGCTCCGGGGCCTTGGAGCAGGCGAAGAAACTGGCCCAGCGCGTCGCGCCCACGGATAGCACCGTGCTGCTGGAAGGCCCTACCGGCGCGGGCAAGGAGCTGTTTGCCCAGGCCATTCACCAGGCCAGTTCGCGCCATACCAAGCCGTTTGTGGCCGTGAACTGCTCAGCTTTCCCGAAAGATTTGTTGGAATCGGAGCTGTTTGGCTATAAGAAGGGCGCGTTTACGGGGGCGTTATCGGATAAGAAGGGCCTGCTGGAAGAGGCCAACGGCGGCACCTTGTTTCTAGATGAAATTGGGGAGCTGGAGCTGAACGTGCAGGCCAAATTTCTGCGGGTGCTGGAAACTCAGCAGTTCACCAAACTCGGCGACACCAAACCTACCAGCGTGAACGTGCGCCTAGTGGCCGCCACCAACCGCAACCTCAAGCAGGAAGCCGCCGAAGGCCACTTCCGCCCCGACCTCTACTACCGCCTCTCCGTGTTCACGGTGCTGGTACCTAGCTTGAACGAGCGGCGCGAGGACATTGCCCCGCTGGCCGATTACTTCCTGCAATACTTCGCTGCCCGCCTGCGCAAACGCCTGCGCGGCCTGGAACCCGAAGTGCTCCAGCAGCTCCAGCGCTACGACTGGCGCGGCAGTGTGCGCGAGCTGAAAAACGTGCTGGAGCGCGCCGCCATCTTGGCCGACGGCGACCTGCTCACCACGGACGACCTACCCGCCGAATTCCACTACCTGCCTACCCCCCTCACCACCGACGAAGCCGCCGACCGCACCCTGCGCACCCTGGAAAAGCGCCAGATCCGGCAGGTACTCCAGGAAACCAGCGGCAACAAAATGGAAGCCGCTCGCCAGCTCGGCATTGGCACCAAAACCCTCTACCGCAAGATTCAGGAGTACGGGCTGTAG
- the kdpA gene encoding potassium-transporting ATPase subunit KdpA, giving the protein MNNELLGIGAIYFLTLLLALPLGHYLARVFKGEKNLFDFMRPVEAGIFRLSGLDARREMSWQQHLVALLTINLVWFLLAMLVLSTQGSLPLNPDQNPSMSPDLAFNTAISFLVNCNLQHYSGESGLSYLSQIVVVTFLQFVSAATGIAAAMVVFNALQTRATDKLGNFYNYFVKSLTRLLLPGSLLIALLLAFNGTPMTLQGKQELVTLQGDSVAVSRGPVAAMVAIKELGTNGGGFYGANSAHPLENPNYFTNAVENIALVIIPMAMVFALGFYLNRRKLALMIFGVMTVGFVVLLAPTVYYELQGNPAISRLGVNQGLGALEGKEMRFGAAASAYWSITNTVISCGSVNSMHDSFMPLSGLTQMLGMMTNAFYGGCGVGLLNFFAYLIIAVFIAGLMVGRTPELLGKKIEAREMKIAILVTLLHPLLILAGTALTAHLYAGNPTEYAGWLANPGYHGFSEMLYEFTSASANNGSGFEGLGDNTPWWNISTGVVLLLSRFLPIIGPVAIAGLLARKKYVPESAGTLPADTATFGVMVMAVIVIIAALAFFPALALGPIAEHFSLY; this is encoded by the coding sequence ATGAACAACGAACTACTCGGCATCGGCGCCATTTACTTCCTGACGCTGCTGCTGGCCCTGCCGCTGGGCCACTACCTGGCCCGGGTGTTTAAAGGCGAAAAGAACCTGTTTGATTTTATGCGGCCCGTGGAGGCCGGCATTTTCCGCCTTTCTGGCCTGGATGCCCGCCGCGAAATGAGCTGGCAGCAGCACTTGGTGGCCTTGCTTACCATTAACCTTGTGTGGTTCCTGCTGGCTATGCTGGTCCTTTCTACTCAAGGCAGCCTACCCCTCAACCCTGACCAGAACCCCAGCATGTCGCCGGACTTGGCCTTTAACACGGCCATTTCCTTTCTGGTGAACTGCAACCTGCAGCACTACTCTGGCGAGTCGGGCCTGAGCTACCTCTCGCAGATTGTGGTGGTTACCTTCCTGCAGTTTGTGAGTGCTGCTACGGGCATTGCGGCGGCCATGGTGGTGTTCAACGCCCTGCAAACCCGCGCCACCGATAAGCTGGGCAACTTTTACAACTACTTCGTCAAGAGCCTCACGCGCCTGCTGCTGCCGGGCTCCCTACTCATAGCCTTGCTGCTGGCCTTCAACGGCACCCCCATGACCTTGCAGGGCAAGCAGGAGCTAGTGACCCTGCAGGGCGACTCGGTAGCTGTGTCGCGGGGGCCGGTGGCGGCTATGGTGGCTATTAAGGAGCTGGGCACCAACGGGGGCGGTTTCTACGGAGCCAACTCGGCCCACCCGCTCGAAAACCCGAACTACTTCACCAACGCCGTCGAGAATATTGCTCTGGTCATCATCCCCATGGCCATGGTATTTGCCCTCGGCTTCTACCTCAACCGCCGCAAGCTGGCCCTGATGATTTTCGGGGTCATGACGGTAGGCTTCGTGGTGCTGCTGGCCCCTACAGTGTACTATGAGCTGCAGGGCAACCCTGCTATTAGTCGCCTGGGCGTAAACCAGGGGCTGGGGGCGCTGGAGGGCAAGGAAATGCGGTTTGGTGCGGCGGCTTCGGCCTACTGGAGCATCACCAACACGGTTATCAGCTGCGGCTCGGTGAACTCCATGCACGATTCGTTTATGCCGCTTTCCGGCCTGACCCAGATGCTGGGCATGATGACCAACGCCTTTTACGGCGGGTGCGGGGTAGGGCTGCTCAACTTCTTCGCCTACCTCATCATTGCCGTGTTCATTGCCGGCCTGATGGTAGGCCGGACCCCGGAGCTGCTGGGTAAGAAGATTGAGGCCCGCGAGATGAAAATTGCCATCCTCGTGACCCTGCTGCACCCGCTGCTGATTCTGGCGGGCACGGCCCTCACGGCCCACCTCTACGCCGGCAACCCCACCGAGTACGCCGGCTGGCTGGCCAATCCCGGCTACCATGGCTTCTCGGAAATGCTCTATGAGTTTACCTCCGCCTCTGCCAATAACGGCTCCGGCTTCGAGGGCCTCGGCGACAACACACCCTGGTGGAACATCAGCACGGGGGTAGTACTGCTGCTGTCCCGCTTCCTGCCCATCATCGGTCCGGTGGCCATTGCCGGCTTGCTGGCCCGCAAGAAGTATGTGCCCGAAAGCGCCGGCACCTTGCCCGCCGACACGGCCACTTTTGGCGTGATGGTTATGGCTGTCATCGTCATCATTGCTGCGCTAGCCTTCTTCCCGGCCCTGGCGCTCGGGCCCATTGCCGAACATTTCTCCCTGTATTAG
- a CDS encoding ArnT family glycosyltransferase codes for MVHTLTTWVRQHRAQVLFLILLLPTVGPLLLVLPEPIYLWDESRVAVNAAEMALNNNWLVAHFEGQPDLWNTKPPLLLWLQVLSIKLFGFNEVAIRLPTVGAVVATVSALYWFSAKVLRNVAAGLFAGLVLLTTAGYFRVHVAWSGDYDGLLVCWQLLLLIFYFRYLEKARSRDWWLFTGALLGAILTKGVAGLLGLPGLLLYTLWQGRLGFILRNRQFYAAVAVLLGLVGGYYLGHEVSTPGYWQAVRENELGGRFSTALNDLSGPWNYYLVYLKIRDFVPWLYWLAPAVVLAWWQSNPVQRRAVGLLLIFSACWLLLISCAATKLAWYAAPIYPPLALLTGLGIARIWELLHAAYLGRYVPQVVSMAGFTLLFFGLPYRGMLLDMLIQLQHRTPYYFYRNYLSALPASTHLASVAVVVPDIVKTNVVSTAWDPGREYNPVFTFYKLAYKAERNLDLRITSVRQLASLVPTDTVVVCDETLHQQVQARFVTRILGRATPCQLLVVLGPK; via the coding sequence ATGGTACATACGCTAACGACCTGGGTACGGCAGCATCGGGCCCAGGTATTATTCCTGATATTGCTACTACCGACGGTTGGGCCGCTGCTGCTTGTATTGCCCGAACCTATATACCTCTGGGATGAGTCTAGAGTAGCCGTAAATGCGGCGGAAATGGCGTTAAACAACAATTGGTTGGTGGCGCACTTCGAAGGTCAGCCCGATTTATGGAACACTAAGCCGCCTTTGCTGCTGTGGTTGCAAGTGCTGAGCATTAAGCTGTTCGGGTTTAATGAAGTAGCCATCCGGTTGCCTACCGTGGGGGCGGTGGTGGCAACTGTTAGCGCCTTATACTGGTTTAGTGCGAAAGTCTTGCGCAATGTAGCCGCGGGCCTGTTTGCGGGGCTCGTTCTGCTGACTACCGCCGGCTACTTCCGGGTACACGTGGCTTGGTCTGGCGACTACGATGGGCTACTGGTATGCTGGCAGCTACTCCTGCTGATTTTCTATTTCCGGTACCTAGAAAAAGCCCGCTCCCGAGACTGGTGGCTGTTTACTGGTGCCTTGCTGGGGGCCATTCTGACCAAAGGCGTGGCGGGGTTACTCGGGTTGCCAGGGTTGCTGCTGTACACGCTCTGGCAGGGTAGGCTGGGCTTTATACTACGAAACCGGCAGTTCTACGCTGCGGTAGCGGTGCTGCTTGGGCTGGTGGGCGGTTACTACCTGGGCCACGAAGTCAGCACCCCAGGCTACTGGCAAGCCGTGCGAGAAAACGAGTTGGGCGGCCGCTTCTCTACGGCGCTAAATGACCTGAGCGGCCCGTGGAACTACTACCTCGTCTACCTCAAAATTCGGGACTTTGTGCCCTGGCTGTACTGGCTAGCTCCTGCCGTTGTCCTGGCGTGGTGGCAGTCTAATCCGGTGCAGCGGCGGGCAGTGGGGTTACTGCTTATTTTCAGTGCCTGCTGGTTGCTGCTCATCAGCTGTGCAGCCACCAAGCTGGCCTGGTACGCCGCCCCCATCTATCCACCGCTGGCCCTACTAACGGGGCTAGGCATAGCCCGAATTTGGGAGCTGCTGCACGCGGCCTACCTGGGGCGTTACGTACCGCAAGTGGTTAGCATGGCGGGATTTACGCTCCTGTTCTTTGGCTTGCCCTACCGCGGTATGCTCCTAGATATGCTGATTCAGCTTCAGCACCGCACCCCGTATTACTTCTACCGAAATTACCTGTCAGCGCTGCCTGCTAGTACCCACCTAGCTTCCGTGGCCGTGGTGGTGCCCGATATCGTTAAAACGAACGTGGTGTCTACCGCCTGGGACCCCGGCCGCGAATACAACCCTGTGTTTACGTTTTACAAGCTGGCCTACAAGGCCGAGCGGAACCTGGACCTGCGCATTACCAGCGTCCGGCAGCTGGCCTCGCTGGTCCCAACCGATACGGTGGTGGTGTGTGATGAAACTTTGCACCAGCAAGTGCAGGCGCGGTTCGTTACCCGTATCCTGGGCCGCGCGACTCCCTGCCAATTGCTGGTGGTACTAGGGCCTAAATAA